A portion of the Phoenix dactylifera cultivar Barhee BC4 unplaced genomic scaffold, palm_55x_up_171113_PBpolish2nd_filt_p 000255F, whole genome shotgun sequence genome contains these proteins:
- the LOC120105305 gene encoding glutamate--tRNA ligase, chloroplastic/mitochondrial-like, whose product MATLVGSPSLWIRVRPDLPPSFLRPCLVSKRYLSISRRSLSVSASSAADPADGEVRVRFAPSPTGNLHVGGARTALFNYLFARSKGGKFVLRIEDTDLERSTRKSEEAMLNDLSWLGLDWDEGPGVGGDYGPYRQSERNSLYKQYAEKLLNSGAVYRCFCSNEELEQMKETAKQMQLPPVYMGKWATASDEEIQEELAKGTPYTYRFHVPKKGTLKINDLIRGEVGWSLDTLGDFVIMRSNGQPVYNFCVTVDDATMRISHVIRAEEHLPNTLRQALIYKALGFPMPSFAHVSLILAPDRSKLSKRHGATSVGQFREMGYLPQAMVNYLALLGWGDGTENEFFTIDQLVEKFSINRVNKSGAIFDSTKLRWMNGQHLRALPSEKLIEIFGDRWKSTGILLESKGKFVEDAAELLKDGIDLVTDVDTALLNLLSYPLDSTLASAECKPVVQDKLSEVAASLISAYDSGELREALEEGHAGWQKWVKSFGKILKRKGRSLFMPIRLLLTGKLHGPDMGASIVLIYEAGTCGAVSPQTGFVTLDERFKILRELRWEALNKEGEPHAESVATVTQ is encoded by the exons ATGGCGACTCTCGTGGGATCGCCGTCGCTTTGGATTAGGGTTCGTCCGGATCTCCCGCCTTCCTTCCTCCGCCCGTGCCTTGTCTCCAAACGCTACCTCTCCATCAGCCGGAGGAGTCTCTCCGTCTCGGCTTCTTCCGCCGCCGATCCGGCGGATGGCGAGGTCCGGGTCCGGTTCGCTCCGTCGCCCACCGGGAACCTCCATGTCGGGGGAGCAAGGACGGCTCTTTTCAACTACCTATTTGCCAg GTCTAAGGGTGGAAAGTTTGTTCTTCGAATTGAAGACACTGACTTAGAGAGATCTACTAGGAAATCCGAAGAAGCAATGTTGAATGATCTTTCTTGGCTTGGTCTTGATTGGGATGAAg GCCCTGGTGTGGGTGGAGATTATGGTCCTTATAGGCAGTCAGAACGAAATTCCCTATACAAACAATATGCTGAGAAGTTGTTGAATTCTGGTGCTGTTTACAGGTGTTTTTGTTCAAATGAG GAACTAGAACAAATGAAGGAAACAGCAAAACAAATGCAGCTGCCACCAGTATATATGGGGAAGTGGGCCACTGCTTCAGATGAAGAAATACAGGAGGAATTGGCAAAAGGAACACCTTATACCTATCGTTTTCATGTACCTAAGAAAGGGACCTTGAAAATTAATGATCTTATCCGTGGTGAA GTCGGTTGGAGCCTAGACACACTCGGTGACTTTGTGATAATGAGAAGCAACGGCCAACCAGTATACAATTTCTGTGTCACTGTTGACGATGCTACCATGCGTATATCCCATGTTATTAG GGCTGAGGAGCATTTACCAAACACCTTGCGGCAAGCACTTATATATAAA GCACTTGGATTTCCAATGCCTTCCTTTGCACATGTTTCTCTAATTCTTGCCCCAGATCGAAGTAAATTATCAAAACGTCATGGGGCAACTTCAGTGGGACAG TTTAGGGAAATGGGATATCTACCTCAGGCTATGGTGAACTACCTAGCACTCTTGGGTTGGGGTGATGGAACAGAAAATGAATTTTTTACCATTGATCAGCTTG ttgaaaagttttctaTCAATCGTGTCAATAAAAGTGGAGCAATCTTTGATTCAACAAAGTTAAG GTGGATGAACGGTCAGCATTTAAGAGCCCTTCCATCAGAAAAGTTGATTGAGATTTTTGGAGATCGGTGGAAAAGCACTGGTATTCTCTTAGAATCTAAAGGCAAATTTGTAGAG GATGCAGCAGAGTTGTTGAAGGATGGGATTGATTTGGTAACAGATGTAGATACGGCTCtgttgaatttgctttcttatccATTGGACTCTACGTTGGCCAG TGCGGAATGTAAACCTGTGGTACAAGATAAGCTTTCTGAGGTGGCTGCTAGCTTGATTTCTGCTTATGATAGTGGAGAGCTTCGTGAAGCATTGGAGGAAGGTCATGCTGGTTGGCAAAAATGGGTGAAAAGCTTTGGCAAGATATTGAAGCGCAAG GGGAGATCTCTCTTTATGCCCATCCGGTTACTGCTTACTGGAAAGCTTCATGGCCCTGACATGGGGGCCAGCATAGTCCTAATATATGAAGCTGGTACTTGTGGAGCAGTTAGTCCTCAAACAGGTTTTGTGACATTAGATGAGAGGTTCAAAATTCTTAGGGAGCTAAGATGGGAAGCCTTGAACAAGGAAGGAGAACCACATGCTGAATCTGTTGCTACTGTAACTCAATGA
- the LOC120103978 gene encoding protein PIN-LIKES 3-like — MGFLELFITATVPVMNVLLVTGVGSFLATSNVGILSEDARKHLNNVVFFVFNPALVSTNLARTITMESMVLLWFMPINILLTFIVGSLFGWLVIQITRAPTNLRGLILGCCAAGNLGNMLLIIVPAICKEKGSPFGASDVCHTYGLAYASLSMAIGAIFLWSYVYNIVRVSSGAAKGKMNTNFHPHTMEFPEGSTRLFPGSCTDGAITTYNCSTSSHYADESTLPLSRSNESSTMKVPFLVKARKLLSTLSGVIDLKKLFAPSTIGVIVGFVIGVIPQIRKAMIGEGAPLRVIQESAALLGDGAIPTLTLIMGGNLIKGLRSSGIRLSIIIGVIVVRYIMLPLVGIVVIKGAIHLGLVHSDPLYQFILLVQYALPPAMNIGTITQLFGAGESECSVIFLWAYALASFSLTLWSTFFMWLVS; from the exons ATGGGTTTTTTGGAACTCTTTATCACTGCAACGGTGCCGGTTATGAATGTTCTTCTGGTGACTGGTGTTGGATCATTTCTCGCAACAAGTAATGTTGGAATTCTGAGCGAAGATGCAAGGAAGCATTTGAATAAT GTCGTGTTTTTTGTATTTAATCCAGCTCTTGTGTCAACCAATTTGGCTCGAACAATCACTATGGAGAGCATGGTTTTATT GTGGTTTATGCCAATCAATATCCTTCTCACCTTCATTGTCGGTTCATTATTTGGATGGCTTGTCATCCAAATCACCAGAGCTCCTACCAATTTGAGGGGCCTTATTTTGGGCTGTTGTGCAGCTG GAAATTTAGGCAATATGCTTCTCATTATTGTCCCTGCTATTTGTAAAGAAAAAGGCAGTCCTTTTGGTGCTTCCGATGTTTGTCATACATATGGCTTAGCATATGCTTCTCTCTCGATGGCT ATTGGCGCAATCTTTCTGTGGTCTTATGTCTACAATATTGTGCGGGTATCTTCAGGTGCTGCAAAAGGCAAAATGAATACCAATTTTCACCCTCATACGATGGAGTTTCCAGAAGGAAGCACAAGGTTATTTCCAGGGAGCTGCACAGATGGGGCAATTACAACTTATAACTGTTCCACATCTAGTCATTATGCAGATGAAAGCACACTTCCTCTATCTAGGTCCAATGAGTCCTCCACTATGAAG GTACCATTTTTAGTCAAAGCTCGAAAATTGCTGTCAACATTGTCAGGAGTAATTGACTTAAAGAAATTGTTTGCTCCTTCTACTATTGGAGTG ATTGTTGGTTTCGTTATTGGAGTCATTCCTCAAATTAGAAAAGCGATGATTGGTGAGGGTGCCCCTCTCCGTGTGATTCAAGAGTCAGCTGCTTTGTTGGG tgATGGAGCAATTCCAACACTCACACTGATAATGGGTGGAAATCTTATCAAAG GCTTGCGAAGTTCAGGCATCCGATTGTCAATTATTATTGGGGTTATAGTTGTTCGGTATATCATGTTGCCCCTAGTAGGCATAGTTGTAATTAAAGGGGCCATTCATCTGGGCCTGGTGCATTCAGATCCTTTATATCAATTCATTCTTTTGGTGCAATATGCACTTCCACCTGCGATGAACATTG GTACTATTACTCAATTGTTTGGTGCCGGTGAGAGTGAGTGCTCTGTCATTTTTCTCTGGGCATATGCCCTGGCTTCATTTTCACTCACCCTGTGGTCCACTTTTTTCATGTGGCTCGTATCATGA
- the LOC120105304 gene encoding cyclin-dependent kinase B2-1-like, whose amino-acid sequence MAATARAMDAYEKLEKVGEGTYGKVYKAREKATGKIVALKKTRLPEDDEGVPSTTLREVSLLRMLFFDPHIVRLLDLKQGQNKEGKTVLYLVFEYMDTDLKKYIRSFRANQEMIPSKTVKILMYQLCKGVAFCHGHGVLHRDLKPHNLLMDRKTMMLKIADLGLSRAFTVPLKKYTHEILTLWYRAPEVLLGATHYSTPVDMWSVGCIFAELVTTQALFPGDSELQQLLHIFRVIGNPNEEVWPGVSKLPNWHEYPQWGPKKLSSVIQNLDADGIDLLSKMLQYEPSKRISAKKAMEHSYFDDVDKAHCAETFK is encoded by the exons atggctgCGACGGCGAGAGCCATGGATGCCTACGAGAAGCTGGAGAAGGTGGGAGAAGGGACCTACGGGAAGGTCTACAAGGCGAGGGAGAAGGCCACGGGAAAGATCGTGGCCCTCAAGAAGACCCGCCTCCCCGAGGACGACGAGGGAGTCCCCTCGACCACTCTCCGTGAGGTGTCGCTTCTCAGAATGCTCTTCTTCGACCCCCATATCGTCCG GCTGTTGGATCTCAAGCAAGGCCAGAACAAAGAAGGGAAGACGGTTCTTTATCTGGTCTTTGAGTACATGGACACTGATCTCAAGAAATACATCAGAAGCTTCCGCGCGAACCAGGAGATGATTCCATCCAAAACCGTGAAG ATTTTAATGTACCAACTGTGCAAGGGTGTAGCATTTTGCCACGGTCATGGTGTACTGCATAG AGACCTGAAGCCTCACAATCTTTTAATGGATCGGAAGACAATGATGCTTAAAATAGCAGACCTTGGACTAAGTAGAGCATTCACTGTTCCGCTTAAGAAGTATACTCATGAG ATCCTGACACTGTGGTATAGAGCTCCTGAAGTGCTTCTTGGGGCCACACATTATTCAACACCAGTTGATATGTGGTCTGTTGGCTGCATATTCG CTGAACTAGTAACAACTCAAGCACTATTTCCTGGAGACTCAGAACTGCAGCAGCTCCTTCACATTTTCAG GGTTATTGGGAACCCCAATGAAGAAGTGTGGCCAGGAGTAAGCAAATTGCCTAACTGGCACGAGTATCCTCAATGGGGCCCCAAGAAACTTTCTTCCGTGATTCAAAATCTTGATGCCGATGGAATTGATCTGCTTTCG AAGATGCTGCAATATGAGCCTTCAAAGAGGATCTCTGCAAAGAAAGCAATGGAGCATTCATACTTTGATGATGTGGATAAAGCACATTGTGCTGAGACCTTCAAATAG